The Arvicola amphibius chromosome 4, mArvAmp1.2, whole genome shotgun sequence genome includes the window taTGAAGGtatcctatgaaggtgtctatgacgGCGTCCGATGAAGCTGTCGATGAAGGTGTTCTATGAAAGTTTCATGAAgatgtcctatgaaggtgtcaaTGAAGGTGTACTATGAACgtttctatgaaggtgtcctatgatggtgtctatgaaggtgtctatgaaggtgtcctatgaaggtgtctataaAGGTGTCTTGAAGGTGGCATATGAAGGTGTTTATGAAGGGGTCCTATGAAGTTGTCCTacgaaggtgtctatgaaggggtcctatgaaggtgtcctatgaacgtgtctatgaaggtgtctatgaagttgtcctatgaaggtgttctatgaaggtgtcctatgaagtttTCCTATGGAGGTTTCTATGTAGGTGTCTTATGAAgttgtcctatgaaggtgtctatgaaggtgtcctatgaagctGTCTATGAAGTTGTTGTATGAAAGTTTCATGAAgatgtcctatgaaggtgtcctatgaagatGACCTATGAaagtgtctatgaaggtgtcgtatgaaggtgtctatgaagttgtctatgaaggtgtcctatgaagttgTCCTAGGAAGGcgtctatgaaggtgtctattAAAGTGTCCTATGAAgatgtctatgaaggtgtctatgaatgTGTcatatgaaggtgtctatgaaggtgtctatgaaggtgtcctatgaaggtgtctatgaatgtgttctatgaaggtgtcctatgaaggtgtcctatgaaggtgtctatgaaggtgtctatgaagttGTCCTTTGAAGGTGTTCTATGAAAGTgttctatgaaggtgtcctatgaagtttTCCTATGAAGttttctatgaaggtgtcctatgaagttgTCTATGAAGGTTTCTGTAAAGGTGTCTTATGAAGGTATCTATGAAGGTATCCATGAATGTTCTATGAAGGTGTCAATGAAGGTGTCtgtgaaggtgtctatgaaggtgtctatgaaggtgtcctatgaaggtgtcctatgaagatgtctatgaaggtgtctatgaaggtgtttatgaaggtgtcctatgaaggtatctgtgaaggtgtcctatgaatgTGTCCTATGAATGTGTCTAAGAAGGTGTCTATGAATTTTccatgaaggtgtctatgaaggtgtctatgaaagTGTGTATTAAGGTGTCCtgtgaaggtgtctatgaaggtgtcctatgaaggtgtctatgaagttGTCTATTAAGGTGTCCTATatggtgtctatgaaggtgtccatGAATGTTCTATGAAGGTGTCCATGAAGGTGTCTGTGAAGATGTCTATGAAGAtgcctatgaaggtgtctatgaaggtgtcaaTGAAGTTGTCCTATGAAGGTATCTGTGAAGGTTTCCTATGAATGTGTCCTATGAatgtgtctatgaaggtgtctcTGAATTTTCTATGAAGATGTCTATGAAGGTGCCTATGAAGgtttctatgaaggtgtcctatgaaggtgtctatgaaggtgtcctatgtaGGTgtctatgaatgtgtgtatgaagGTGTGTATGGGGTTGTCTATAgctgtctatgaaggtgtcctatgaagttttcctatgaaggtgtctatgaaggtgtcctatgaaggtgtctgtgaaggtgtccctgaaggtgtctatgaaggtgtcctatgaaagtgtcctatgaaggtgtctatgaaggtatctatgaaggtgtctatgaaggtgtctatgaaggtgtctatgaaggtttccacgaaggtgtctatgaagttgtcctatgaaggtgtctatgaacgTGTCTATGAACGTGTCTATGAAGCTGTCTATGATGGTGTCTATGAAGGTTTCTATGAAGGTGTCCGATaaaggtgtcctatgaagttgGCTATGTTGGTGTCCTATGAAgttgtcctatgaaggtgtcctattaaggtgtctatgaaggtgttctatgaaggtgtcctatgaaggtgtctatgaaggtgtatattaaggtgtcctatgaaggtttCTATgtaggtgtcctatgaaggtgtcctatgaaggtgtcctatgaagttgTCTATGAAGttttctatgaaggtgtcctatgaagttgTCTATGAAGGTTTCTGCAAAGGTGTCTTATGAatgtgtcctatgaaggtgtcctatgaaggtgtttatgaaggtgtcctatgaagttgTGTATgcaggtgtctatgaaggtgtcctatgaaggtgtcctatgaagttgTCTATGAAGGTTTCTATGAAGTTGTCGTATGAAGGTGTCTATAAAGGTGTCTAtaaaggtgtcctatgaaggtgtctatgaaatTGTCCTATGAAGGTTTCTTTGAACTTGTTCTATGAAAGTATCATGAAGGTGTCCTATCAAGGTGTCTCATGAAGGTGTCCtttgaaggtgtctatgaaggtgtctatgaaggtgttctatgaaggtgtctatgaaggtgtcctatgaaagTTTCTATGAAAGTGTTCTATTACGGTATCTTGAAGGtatctatgaaggtgtcctatgcagttgtcctatgaaggtgtcctatgaagttgtctatgaaggtgtctatgaaggtgtcccatgaaggtgtctatgaaggtgtcctatgaaggtgtcatGAAGATATCTATGAAGGTATCTATGAAGTTGTTTATGAAGTTGTCCTATGTGAAGGTATCTGTGAATGTGTCCTATGAATATGTCCTATGAATGTGTCTAAGAAGGTGTCTATGAATTTTccatgaaggtgtcctatgaattTGTCTATGAAGATGTGTATGAAGGTGCCtctgaaggtgtctatgaagttGTCTATAGgtttctatgaaggtgtcctatgaagttgtgctatgaaggtgtctatgaaggtgtcctatgaaggtgtctatgaagttGTTTATGAAGTTTTCTATGAAAGTGTCCTTTGAAGGTGTCTTATGAAGGTGTCTATTAAGGTTTTCCATGAAGGTGTCCTATGGTGGTGTCTATAAAGTTGTCCTAAGATGGTTTCTATGACGATATTTTATGAAAGTAtcatgaaggtgtcctatgaaggtgtctatgaaggtgtcctatgaaggtgtcaaTGAAGTTGTTTATGAAGttttctatgaaggtgtccttTGAAGGTGTCTTATGAAGGTATCTATGAAgttgtctatgaaggtgtccatGAAGGTGTCCTTGAAgttgtcctatgaaggtgtcctatgaagatgtctatgaaggtgtctgtGAAGGTGTCTAATGAATTTGTTCTATAAAgatgtcctatgaaggtgtctatgaatgTGTCCTATGAATGTTTCTCTGAAGGTGTATATGAAAGTGTTATATGAAGGTTTTGATGCGGGTGTCCCTTGAAGGTTTCTATGAAGTTTTCCTATGAAGTTGTCCTGTGAAGGTTTCCTATgtaggtgtctatgaaggtgtccatGAAGGTGTCCTTGACgttgtcctatgaaggtgtcctatgaagatgtctatgaaggtgtctgtGAAGGTGTCTAATGAAGTTGTCCTAtaaaggtgtcctatgaaggtgtctatgaatgTGTCCTATGAAGGTTTCTCTGAAGGTGTATATGAAGGTGTTATATGAAGGTTTCGATGCAGGTGTCCCTTGAAGGTTTCTATGAAGTTTTCCTATGAAGTTGTCCTATGAAGGTTTCCTATgtaggtgtctatgaaggtgtcctatgaaggtgtcctatgaaggtgtctatgaaggtgtcctatgaaggtgtctgtgaaggtgtctatgaatgtgtttatgaaggtgtcctatgaaggtgtcctatgaaggtgtctatgaaggtgtctatgaaggtgtctatgaaggtgtccatGAAGGTGTCTGTGAATGTTTCTATGAAGGTGTCAATGAAGGTGTCCtctgaaggtgtcctatgaagatGTCTATGAAATTGTCTATGAAGGTCTCTATGAAGGTGTCATTTCAGAGGTATTATGAAAGCAACAGCCGGAAACTAGAAGGGCAAATACCTCTTCCCTATTGGGGTCAGCATAATATTGTAAACTCACAGACTTGAGACCTGGGGCTGCCTCTTTGAAAAGGTGATCTCCATTCTGGGAGGGCCATAGAAATGCCTGGGGTGAAGCCAAGCGCTCTCCCTGTGACAAAAAACAGTTACAGGGCACTGTCCAGACAAAGCCGTTCCTTACCTGTTGTCATTgcattgtgtgtgttgtgtgcgcgaatgtgtgtgtgcgtgcgtgtgtgtgactgtgtgcaagtgtgtgcacatgtgtgtgaatgtgcgagtgtgagtgtgcgtgtgcaaatgtgagtgtgcgtgtgagtctgtgtgtgtgcgagtgtctGAGTGTGTGCGAGTGTTTGAgagttggggaggaagggagaaaggagggagggaaggagggagggaaggagggagggagggaaggagagagagagggagggagagagggagggagggagggagggagggagggagggagggagggagaaggagggagcgtgcatgtggagatcagaggacagattTCAGGAGTCATGTCTACCATGTGACCAAGTGAGCCTCTTTGAATTGAacttcaggcttggcaacaagcccCTATACTATGGAGTCCCGAGAGGTCACTACACCTTCTAGCAGCTGACCCATTCTCACTCACTAGTCCCTTCAGCTGATGCCTTGGGGAAAAAGGCTAGAGAGGTGGTCATCTTGCTGAGGTCACTGACGCGCCGTCTCAGACCCCCATATAAACCAGTCTCACGTTTATtaagagttttaaataaataaacaatccaTTCACCCACCCAGTCTGACCccaataaattaataatattaataaatacaaatataaatagcAGGAGGAGTAGGGAGTGCAGGTGAGGGGCACACTCGGCGCTCATGCGCAGTGGCAGCCCCGGGCCACCAGGTCGTCGTAGGTCTGCAGTGACACGCCACTGTCCGTCCGGTGCATGAGGACCACCGGGGTGTAGCTGGAGGGGACGCAGCAGGGTGCAGGCACCCGGTCGGGCTGCAGGCCGTGCAGGAGCGCTTTAATCTGCGCATGCGTGCTGGCCGAGCGGTAGAGGTGGGGACACTCTCCCACGCACATGCTCAGTTGCAGCTGGCGCGGGGACAGCACCCAGTCGCTCCAGCCCAGGTCCTCGAGGGTCGCCTGTACAGTCTGCAGATGACAGCAGCGCCCGGGACCCAGCGGGCAGGAGTCTCTGGGGCGCGCGTGTGCGCTACGGCGCCCCCTGCCGGCGGCCGACCGCAGGTGCAGTTCCAGGCGTGCGCCGCTAGAGGGCGTCACGGCCAGGTCCGGGGGCAGCGCCAGGCGCAGGCGCAGTGCGCGGCCGTGGGGTCCCCGGAGGCTGAGCTCGCGCTGCAGGGGTGCGGTGACTTCCCAAGCCCGCGACGACGGCGGCAGAGTGAGAAGTGCTCGGTGCACGCGGTAAGCTTCGTGGAGACCCTGGGTCAGCGACGCCCGGCGGACGCGGAGCAGCAGGTGGCCGCGTGGCCCCAGTCGTACTGGAAAAGAAACGGAAAACCGTCAGGCGTGTGCCCGTCCCGCGTGCAGGGTGCAGGACGTCTCGCGTGTGCCCGTCCCGGGTGCAAGGCGCAGGGCGTCAGGCGTGTGCCTATCAGGTGTCTACGGTGCGCGGACGTCACCTGTGTTCCCGTCCCGCGTGCAAGGTGCAGGACGTCTCGCGTGTGCCCGTTCCGCGCGCAAGGCGCAGGGCATCAGGCGTGTGCCCATCAGATTTCTACGGTGCACGGACGTCACCCGTGTACAAGGTGTAAGGTGCACGGACGGCAAGCGTGTGCGGCCCACagtctacacagccctggctgtcctggagctcgctctgtaggccaagctggccttgggGATCCGCCAGCCCCcctccctgctgggattaaaggtgtctggtGGCTGACACCTGTTATCTCAGAACTTGGGATGCGGAGGCTGGAGGATTGCCCTGAGTCTGAAATCCACGTAGGCTACAAATGTCTCGgtcaaaaaaaaattccaaaagaaatttttaaaatttggtacaGGTTCTCACTGAGTAGGTGTAGCcacagctgtccttgaactcagggcAATCCTCCTCCTCAACCTCTGGAGTAGTTGGGGACACAGGTGTGCGCCCCCACAGCTCGGAGACCGCCACAGTTCTGGAGACCCAACCCGCCTGGCCCCGCCCCCGGACCCCtgggtcctcctccctcccacccaggcGACCGTCACTTGTGACTAGTGAAGTCTTGACCAGCGATTGCGTCAGATTCCTGATCCAGTTCCTGCAGGTTCCTCCCCTCTGGCTTCAGCCACCCAGGACTCCCGCCGCGCCCCCCGCCGACCCGAGCGCTGTGCGCCTTCGGGAGCGGCCCTGGCCTCTCTGGACGCCACCTGTCCCGCTCCGGTCCGGGGACAGGCTGGGGTGAGCGTCGTGGGCTTGAACGCGGGTTAGGATTGGGGAGTATGTTGCTCAGGCGGGTCCCCAAATGCCACTCACCTTCTGGAGTGAGTATCCGGACAGTCGTGCCGGGGGTGGGTTCTGAGTTCGAGTCCTCGAGGCTCTGGTTGGCATGCAGCCGGCTCAGCAGGTTCTGGAAGCGACCTCGTAGCTCGTGAGCGTCGAGTCGGGACTCCGGGTGGGAACGTCGCTGTTCGGGCAGTGCCAGGGAGTCCCCGGGCGATGGCcatgacagcagcagcaggagcagcagcaggaacagcaggaACCTCAGCTGCGAGCAGCCTGGAGGATGGGCCTCGGGCGTGGGCAGGGCCATGTCGGTTGTGTCTTCTGTGTGGCTGTGAGCTGAGCCTTCTGCCAAAGCCGCCTTTATAGTCCTGTACTCTGGCCGCCCCGCCCCCGCGTGCGGTGCCAACTCGGGTGACCAAGCTGATCCGGGAGGGAACCCcgaggactgggggtggggggacggtCCCTCTCAGCACAAAGGGAAACCACAGGGTCTGGTGACAGTGAGGGCTGACCGTCCCCACGAAACATGTGACGGGGGCCAGACTCACGTTAAAGtggattcttccttcctctccctccccctttctcccactcttcctgCCGCCCCTCCCGGCCATGACCAAATGGCAGTAATAGAAGGGCCAAGGCACAAACTGAGGCCACTGCACCTGCTCGGTGTCCTTTCCGCACTCCTACTAACCCTTCAAAACCCTGTGCAAACAGCCCCCGCTCCAGGCCGACTGGATGGCCACACTCAGGTCCCTGAGTCTGTCTCTCCAGATCAGTCTCCCCTCTCGTGGGGAGAGAAGCAAGGAGTCTACTGTGGGCCCCTCCTTCATTCGGTCCAGACTGCAGGCCCCTGGGGAGCTGGAGGGTCAGGGCAGGGTGGTCAGGCTTGGACAGAAGATGGAGGTGGGTGACGTCGCCTAGGCCTGCAGAGGGTGGCGGCTGCGGTTCGGGCCTCTGGAATGACCCAGGAATGAGCGACGAGGGGCACCTGCTGGGGTCTGCAGTACGCACAAGCTGCCGCGTGGCCTCTGTCCCATAGGACACTCCAGGCTATGACCGATGCCCGCGTCCctctccctgcctgtcctggTGCTCGCTTCGCAGGCCAGTGCTGGACCTGAGGTACAAGTCAGAGGCTGACCCCTGAACTGTCCCCTCCTCCTCAGACTCCCAAACCCACCCCTGATGTCCCAGGCCCCTCCTCCTACAGACCCCGCCCCCGCCCCAGGAGTTACCTGTCGGCTCCGGGACGATTTACCCCAGTGGGCGTCTCTTCAGGATGGATACGGAGGGAGATAGCCCCGACCTCAGGCTCGCAGCTGTGGAAGTTCTGAGGTCACTGTACCCCGTGGGAGAGGCAGCCTGGTGGGCACCCGGCATGGGCGACTGGGGTTCTGGACTTAAATTTTTGTCTCTGCTTTTCCCCCCAAATTTAAGTCTCAAGAGTCCGGATCTCTGCCCCGGGTGAGTCGCTGATGTCTGGAGGAGGCCTGGGTCACACCGCAGTCCTGTTTCCCTTTCTGTGAAAGGCTGCAGAGTTCTCCATCTTTGGGGTGCAAGGGAGGACTTGTGGAGTTGTGTGCACGCTACAAATTGAAACACCATCCAGTGTTCTCCGTGTGACCCTGGGCAAATTGCTCAACTGTGCGTCCGAGTAAAGCCGGGGGTCCGAAGAGAGAGGCCTTTCTCACGGATGGGGAATCGAGGGCTGGAGGCCGTCCGGGGTCCTCTGGGGTACGGATAGCTGTGTGGGGAGGAGGAGCCGCCGGGTTCACGCGCGGTTATAGAGGTCCAGTCGGAGCTGACGCCTGAAAGTCGGCTCTGGCTCTTCAAGGATGGTGGCAGGTGGGGAGAGGCCTGACGCTGGCACCGGGGAGGGGGACAGGCTCGTACGGCTGCCATTAAAGTGGGTTCTTTGACTGACttctatttaataaaaaaaaaaaaaaaaagagaaaaaaaagtgggaaCAAGCCTGGCTGTTCTCGGCACCTCTGTACCCAGCCTGACCCCACAGACCGAGAAAAGCAGCAACCcaggtagcccaggttagctcTCTGGACCTAGGCATCTCCTTGGCAAATTTGTGCTGGGTCCAGGCTTCTGCCCTCCCGACACACATGTGCCATTGTGTTGTGTGACAGCGTCTTCATTCCGTGGGGGCACAAGCTGTAGCAAAGGTCTAGACACCCACGTGATCTGAGTACACAGTAGGCTCTCAGTAAATGAGTAAATTCACAGCATGTAGATAAAGAGACTCGGGCAGGTCATTTTGGGGACTAAGTCTCCAAAAGCACTGTgtcagaggccagcctaggtAAAGTTCCTCCTGCCCCAGCACCCTCTCACCCTGAGATCCCCAAAACagacagtcctcctgcctcagtctcctgagtgctgagatgactgAGCCACCCAGCTTCCGACCCAGAGTGATACCCTGCCCGTGAACAGGCATCTGTCTCTTTAAGACCAAGATCAGTCAACCATCCAGTTTTCATGGAATGTTCTACAAGAGCTCCAGAGTAGCAAGGCTCCATGGGGTACCCCATCATTGATAGGCACCACCACCCTCCCCCAAACAGAGATTTCCGGTTCACAAAACTCTGGAACGTGGCATTGTGCCCACTTGGCTTCCTTTCCCCAAAATCCTTGGTTGATGACCTCATCACTGGTCTTGGGCCAAGCAAAGGAGCTTGGCCCATTTGTGGGCAGTTGGCCAGCCATGACCTCAGCGGGCCAGGACCCTGACTTCCTCCCCAGGAACAGTTGCTGGGTCCAGAGGCCACACACTGGGGCAGAGGTGAGCTGCCCACGCTGGGCTAGCCCCACCTGTGTCAACACGGGAAAGTACCAGCCCCCTTGTGACTGAGCAGAGTCATGGGAGTCACTAGAGGGTAGGGTGACCTGCTGTCTTCACACCGTGATGACCCTGGGAGTCAGAGTGGTCCTGGGTCATCTGGGACATCCCCAGAGCCCAGCCCAGGGGCTCAGATCCTCTGCCTCCAGCGGAGTGGAGAGGATGAGGCTTCAATGGGGCTGCAAGCCCAGGATTCACGACTAAGATGCACCAGTATCAAATTCTCAGCGACGATGTCAAGTCAGGCAAGAACTCAGAGAGGCTTGGATGAACTTCATGCCGAATTCCTGTGCATCTCTTAAGCTCCACTTTCGGGGCCCCATCTTTCTGTCTCGTGGCTGCTCAGGTTTAGACCATCTGGATTTCCAAAACAGGGCCTTTTCCCTTTCTGGGAGTTTTGAAATGGGGTCTGCCAAACCCTGGCTCCTCTCAAACTGTTTCTCcctctgctccagcctcctgacTGCCGGAGGACCTGAGGCCTGGCCCAATATAACCTTTATAATCCCATCACATGACTCTTTGCTTCTGTCATGGAGAGGGGGTCACAGCCAAGAACCAGTGGGGCTGTGACTGGAACCTCAAGAAGCTATCCTGCTGTTTCACCAGGATGGGGAAAAAAGCCCTAAGCCCAGAGAATAGACTCCAACCCAAACCTCGAAGCTGCCAGTTTGGGGCTGTGTGACCTCCCCTTGATGGCCACCTACAGTCTGAGCTGTGAACAACAGGAACCTTGAGGGCCACAGGGCTTTTGGGAACGAGCTCCACAATAGCCCGGAATGGAGTGTAACAAAGGTTTATCTACCtggggtaaactcacagaaagaacaGTGATcctcagtcctctgcatgagctgggaactggaaccaaatccagcagccaacaACCCTGCATacactttttgtctgcatttataacacatgagaccatgcccaaagtggacCAGTATCTTAAAagctgaagaagttcccacagcacatccacccatccacccatctatccacccacccactcacccacccacccatctctccacctgcccactcacccacccgcccatctatccacccacccactcacccacccgcCCATCTATCCACCCGCCCATTCAtctacccacccactcacccacccacccatctatccacccgcccatccatccacccacccacccacccatctatccacctgcccattcatccacccatccactcacccacccatccatccacccaccctccTATCTATCCACAGTCTCTTCTGTGCTGGGGACGGCCACTGGGCCTCTCTGCTCCTGAGTCCCATCCAGGGCCGACATCCTCAGACTTGCCACTTTGATGCTGGATTTATTTAtggaaattgttttatttctaaagcaCACGTGACATAAACATCCTGTTTTATGTAACACAAACATCTCTGCTCTTGGGTTCTAAAGAATGCACAGACATCATGGCAGGCCCCGGTCCCTGCCAGGCTCCTCTCACCTGCCCTGGGGTGCCCCAGAGGCCGCATCTTTGTCTCTGTGTAAGGCACAGCCCTCCTCCGGCCATGCTGCCCAGTGTGAGCCTTTCCTGCTGTGCTGGGTGCCAGTGTCACAAGGTGACCAAGGACCTGCCCCTCCTGTCAAGGAGGAAAGGAACAACAGAAAAGCAGCCCCTAGGAAGCAAGGCAGGAGGACGTGGCTCAGCCAGGGCCACAGAGCAGCTTTACAGCTAGCGTTTGGGCAAGTCACAACGTCCTGGCTCAAAAGGGAGGCTAAGCAGGAGGCTGGGCCAGGCTCAGCTGGCTTGGTAGTGTGCCCAGAGCTCAGTTGGAAGGGTGATTGTAGTTCAGTTGGTGAGTGATCTTGGTAGACGTTAGGTCTCATCTCATCAGGCTGGACTACAGGGCTTCTGGCCGGTAGATAAATGCCAACATTCCTCTGGAACTGGTGAAATGGGCTTTCTGTCCCCAAAAGCAATCTTTCCCCAACTACTCCTTCGTATATCCACATGATTTGTCTGTCCTGCGCTCCTGCAGGCAGCCCTGGCTGTGTCCGCCGGATTATTCGCTGTCTCTGCCCTGGACTCTTCCAGACCCTGGACATTTCTCTCGCTTCTGCCCAGCTGCCCAGCATCTTTCGCATACAGCATGTGGTGCTGCGGAGCTCAGTGGGGAGCAGCCCATCCCACGTTGTTTGTCCTTTGTGAGAGCCCCTGCTGCCCCGTGAGGGCATCGAGCTCTTGGAAACTggagccccagccccaggagaGAACAGCTTTTATAGCCAGAAAGAAGGCGGGTCAACGTACGGCTGGGGGCGGGGCTGTAGGGAGGACTAGGGGCGGAGGGGGAACACAACACACCGGGCAATCATAACACACGCGGGGAgggcgtggaggggaggggagagaacacAATACACGGAGGGGGGGTGCTACACACACGgggaacacaacacacacaggagGGGACACGACACACACATGGGGGTGCAGGCATGGCAGGTGGGTCCCTAGGGCTCAGTCTAGACGAATCAAAGAGCTCCAACCTCAGGGAGGAGCAGGGGCGAGAGtgatagctcagtggtcaagagctgCTCTTGAGGAGAACCCAAGTTCGGTTCACTCCACATGCCGCTCACACCCGTGACTCTGATATCCTCTCAGGCCTCCGTGCGCACTGCACgctcatggtgcacagacatgcagcaAAACACTTGTGCACATAATATAAATCCCAAAATTGTAAAAAGGTGGAAAGAGATAAAGACTCCTGATGCATGAAATCCTTCCCTTGGGGTGCGTTGGTGAAGTCCTTCTTCCCTTGGGGTGCACTGGTGCCCTGgagcctggggaggggggggagccAAGAGCTCAAGGCCTAGAGGCCACGCCAAGAAAATAAACTGGGAAGACTGATGGtgctccttctctccttccctcctcccttcctcccttctttcctccatccttccttcttccctttccctcctttcttccttcctcctttttccttccttcctccctccctttccttcctccctccctctctccctccctccccccctctttctttcttccatttttttttggtatttccagacagggttgctctgtgtagaactagctgtcctggaactcactctgtagaccaggctggcctcatactcataaaaagatctacctgcctctgcctcctgagtgctgggattaaaggaatgtgccaccaccacccttttATAGCATCTGGCCCTAGAAATGTGCCTGCAAAGGTGGACATGAGTGGACATCGCAGCTTGCAAAAGCCGGAGCAAGCCAGGAGACTCCCtgggtgtagaaggagcggtgggctgcttACCGCcgtccggctagctttacccgaaataattacatggaaactgtattcttttaaacactgcctggcccattagtttcagcctcttattggctaattctcacatcttgctttaacccatatttagtaatctgtgtagcactatgagGGATgacttaccagaagagatcttaacctgcgtctgtctcagagaggagaggcatggcaactgactgaggtgtctgcctgactctgctttctttctcccacaattctgttctgtctactccgcctacctaattttctgtcctatcaaagggccaaggcagtttctttattaaccaatgaaagtaacatatagacagatgaccctcctccatcatttcccctttttctgtttaaacaaagaaaggctttcactttaacatagtaaaattacatatagcaaaacagttataaagcaagaattatagtaaaaatatttatatctattttattttttatcataactaaggaaaactataactaaccattcttcaactccatcaaagactccagaaggatataatattaactaagcaaacaagaagtaagcaacttaaaaaactcta containing:
- the Gdf15 gene encoding growth/differentiation factor 15, translating into MALPTPEAHPPGCSQLRFLLFLLLLLLLLSWPSPGDSLALPEQRRSHPESRLDAHELRGRFQNLLSRLHANQSLEDSNSEPTPGTTVRILTPEVRLGPRGHLLLRVRRASLTQGLHEAYRVHRALLTLPPSSRAWEVTAPLQRELSLRGPHGRALRLRLALPPDLAVTPSSGARLELHLRSAAGRGRRSAHARPRDSCPLGPGRCCHLQTVQATLEDLGWSDWVLSPRQLQLSMCVGECPHLYRSASTHAQIKALLHGLQPDRVPAPCCVPSSYTPVVLMHRTDSGVSLQTYDDLVARGCHCA